A single region of the Lysinibacillus sp. B2A1 genome encodes:
- the ytzI gene encoding YtzI protein produces the protein MSLITLLVVAVIIVIIITAATIISVNRAYAFKHTIDEKPQQSFQQNEDKFN, from the coding sequence ATGAGTTTAATTACGCTCTTAGTTGTTGCCGTAATCATAGTCATAATAATAACGGCTGCTACAATTATCAGTGTTAACCGTGCATATGCCTTTAAACATACAATCGATGAAAAGCCGCAACAAAGCTTTCAACAAAATGAGGATAAATTCAATTAG
- a CDS encoding AroM protein has translation MAKSKIAIVTIGQAPRKDMATDIQQLINAGLHVTEFGVLDLLTSSEIAALAPAREDSDVLVTLLATGEQVKLSKRKLMPFIQKRIVELQDFTWILLMCTGDFTNSLSGKNLLLPDRMMTYLVKGMNADLTLGLIGPEPEQQMTVAEKWQNAQFNVTFAASSPYRFNEQDLLLKAKELQLHGAELLILDCMGYSTAMKNTLKDKLTIPVVVPREAVFTILKAIC, from the coding sequence TTGGCGAAGTCAAAAATCGCAATTGTAACAATTGGTCAAGCACCTCGCAAGGATATGGCTACTGATATTCAACAATTAATAAATGCCGGCTTACATGTAACGGAATTCGGTGTCCTCGATTTGCTGACTTCCTCAGAAATAGCAGCACTTGCCCCTGCTAGAGAGGATTCAGATGTTCTAGTTACTCTACTTGCTACAGGGGAACAGGTAAAACTTAGTAAAAGGAAGCTGATGCCTTTTATCCAAAAACGAATTGTTGAGCTTCAGGATTTTACTTGGATTTTACTCATGTGCACAGGTGATTTCACAAACTCCTTAAGTGGTAAAAATTTATTACTACCTGATCGTATGATGACCTATTTAGTCAAAGGGATGAATGCTGATTTAACGCTTGGTTTAATCGGACCAGAGCCTGAGCAGCAAATGACTGTCGCAGAAAAATGGCAGAATGCTCAATTCAATGTGACCTTTGCCGCTAGCTCCCCCTATCGTTTTAATGAACAGGATTTATTATTAAAGGCTAAAGAATTGCAATTACATGGAGCTGAATTACTTATCCTAGATTGCATGGGCTACTCAACTGCCATGAAAAATACACTAAAAGACAAGCTTACAATCCCTGTTGTTGTACCAAGAGAAGCTGTTTTTACTATTCTAAAAGCTATATGTTAA
- a CDS encoding membrane protein insertion efficiency factor YidD, translating into MKYPFIWLIKFYRKFISPMTPPSCRFYPTCSSYGLEAFQKHGAIKGFFLTITRVSKCHPFHPGGFDPVPEKWPSKKN; encoded by the coding sequence ATGAAATATCCCTTTATATGGCTCATAAAGTTTTATAGAAAATTCATTTCACCAATGACGCCGCCATCCTGTCGCTTTTACCCCACATGCTCCTCATATGGGCTTGAAGCCTTTCAAAAACATGGTGCCATCAAAGGATTCTTTTTAACAATTACACGTGTATCAAAATGCCATCCATTCCATCCTGGGGGCTTTGATCCAGTACCTGAAAAATGGCCTTCGAAAAAGAATTAA
- a CDS encoding transposase has product MDRQRVYFSLADKTYYTNPQAGPWNFELNIDRQALDVFERIFQQMQLLEISNAWRAQLPYLQYHLDRENDEIDLRLMKIYALIHEYGDEDTKAFVEQLPYFNKRV; this is encoded by the coding sequence ATGGATCGCCAGCGAGTATATTTTTCACTAGCCGATAAAACGTATTATACAAACCCGCAAGCAGGACCGTGGAATTTTGAGCTTAATATAGATCGACAAGCATTGGATGTTTTTGAAAGAATCTTTCAACAAATGCAATTGCTTGAAATTTCAAATGCGTGGCGTGCACAATTACCTTATTTGCAATATCACCTAGATCGAGAAAATGATGAAATAGATTTACGATTAATGAAAATTTATGCGCTTATTCATGAATATGGGGATGAGGACACGAAGGCTTTTGTGGAACAGCTTCCTTACTTCAATAAACGTGTATAA
- a CDS encoding amidohydrolase has translation MIIFHNAKFLAVNEQNDTFEQLWIDDGRIVYTGPAKEIPDNAEKIDLQGAFVTPGLIDIHAHVGTWAEVTEDINDANEYSEPFTPLMHALDSVDIRHFSFQHALEGGVTTVQTGSGSANVIGGIWSILKTAGPTLASRVLVERSGLKGALGENPKNVFGNQYKRKPMTRMAIAQLLRDGFQRATRLSEEVKSEHVKHNLELRPFIEVLRGEMPLRLHCHRADDIMTAIRIAKEFNVQLHLEHCTEGHMIVDAVKASGFNATVGPYMLTPSKYETRNSTPAIAKIFKEHTIPFAIMTDHPFVPIQYLKYCASEAIRYGLDEETALKSITIHAAKLVQLDHRIGSLEVGKDADFVVWSHPIFETEAKALQTYVNGKKYYEAE, from the coding sequence ATGATCATTTTCCATAATGCAAAATTTTTAGCCGTTAATGAACAGAACGATACTTTTGAACAGCTATGGATAGATGATGGTCGCATTGTGTATACAGGACCAGCCAAAGAAATCCCTGACAATGCTGAAAAAATAGATTTACAGGGAGCATTTGTTACACCAGGTTTAATCGATATTCATGCACATGTTGGTACATGGGCAGAGGTTACGGAGGATATTAACGATGCCAATGAATATAGTGAACCCTTCACCCCTCTAATGCATGCTTTAGATAGTGTGGATATTCGACACTTCTCGTTTCAGCATGCTCTAGAAGGTGGTGTCACGACTGTTCAAACAGGTTCAGGCAGTGCCAATGTCATCGGCGGTATTTGGAGTATTTTAAAAACCGCGGGACCAACACTTGCTTCAAGGGTTCTTGTTGAGCGCAGTGGATTAAAGGGGGCATTAGGTGAAAATCCTAAAAACGTATTTGGTAATCAATATAAGCGTAAGCCTATGACGCGTATGGCCATTGCTCAATTGTTACGTGATGGTTTTCAACGTGCCACTCGCTTAAGTGAAGAAGTAAAATCGGAGCATGTAAAGCATAATTTAGAGCTGCGACCTTTTATCGAGGTGCTACGAGGAGAAATGCCACTACGCCTTCACTGTCACCGAGCAGATGATATTATGACAGCAATTCGTATTGCAAAGGAATTTAATGTTCAGCTACATCTAGAACATTGTACAGAGGGACATATGATTGTTGATGCTGTAAAGGCTAGTGGATTTAATGCAACAGTAGGTCCCTATATGCTTACACCATCTAAATATGAAACTCGCAATTCAACACCAGCAATCGCCAAAATTTTTAAAGAGCATACTATTCCATTTGCTATTATGACAGATCATCCATTTGTACCAATTCAATATTTGAAATATTGTGCCTCTGAAGCTATTCGCTATGGATTAGATGAAGAAACAGCTTTAAAAAGTATCACCATTCATGCAGCTAAGCTTGTACAGCTCGATCATCGAATTGGCTCATTAGAGGTAGGCAAAGATGCAGATTTTGTAGTATGGTCTCATCCAATTTTTGAAACAGAAGCAAAAGCACTACAAACCTATGTCAATGGTAAAAAATATTACGAAGCGGAGTGA